A stretch of Chionomys nivalis chromosome 2, mChiNiv1.1, whole genome shotgun sequence DNA encodes these proteins:
- the Neu4 gene encoding sialidase-4 produces the protein MGAPRVPRRTVLFQRERTGLTYRVPALLCVPPRPTLLAFAEQRLSPDDSHAHRLVLRRGTLARDSVRWGTLTVLETAVLEEHRSMNPCPVLDEHSGTIFLFFIAVLGHTPEAVQIATGKNAARLCCVTSCDAGLTWGSVRDLTEEAIGAALQDWATFAVGPGHGVQLRSGRLLVPAYTYHVDRRECFGRICWTSPHSLAFYSDDHGISWHCGGLVPNLRSGECQLAAVDGDFLYCNARSPLGNRVQALSADEGTSFLPGELVPTLAETARGCQGSIVGFPAPPSSWPQEDRWPVGLGKTPQSPSFYLRAQESSGEGVGLPVEGWVPRGSFGSPQPWGPVKHGLEPGSGGDKTAWTPELPMSSASPLQSPTWLLYSHPSGRRARLHMGIYLSRSPLDPHSWTEPWVIYEGPSGYSDLAFLGAVPGASLAFACLFESGTRASYEDISFCLFSLGDVLENVPTGLERRNLRDKPQGHCWPS, from the exons ATGGGAGCCCCACGTGTTCCCAGAAGGACGGTGCTCTTTCAGCGGGAGAGGACAGGCCTGACCTACCGTGTGCCTGCCTTGCTCTGTGTGCCTCCCAGGCCGACATTGTTGGCTTTCGCGGAACAGCGACTTAGCCCCGATGACTCCCATGCTCACCGCCTGGTGCTGCGGAGGGGCACACTGGCCAGGGACTCAGTGCGG TGGGGCACCCTGACTGTGCTGGAGACTGCGGTGCTGGAGGAACACAGGTCTATGAACCCTTGCCCGGTACTGGACGAACACTCCGGTAccatcttcctctttttcattGCCGTGCTGGGCCACACGCCGGAGGCCGTGCAGATTGCCACTGGCAAGAACGCTGCTCGGCTCTGCTGTGTGACCAGCTGTGACGCGGGCCTGACCTGGGGTAGTGTGCGAGACCTTACTGAGGAGGCCATTGGTGCAGCATTGCAGG ACTGGGCCACCTTTGCTGTGGGTCCAGGCCACGGAGTCCAGCTGCGCTCAGGTCGCCTGCTTGTTCCTGCTTACACCTATCACGTGGACCGTCGGGAGTGTTTTGGCAGGATCTGCTGGACCAGTCCCCACTCCCTGGCTTTCTACAGTGATGACCACGGAATCTCCTGGCACTGTGGAGGCCTTGTGCCCAACCTGCGCTCTGGAGAGTGCCAGTTGGCTGCGGTAGATGGAGACTTCCTCTACTGCAATGCCAGGAGCCCTCTAGGCAACCGGGTACAGGCACTGAGCGCTGATGAGGGCACCTCTTTCCTACCAGGGGAGCTGGTGCCTACACTGGCTGAAACTGCCCGTGGTTGCCAGGGTAGCATTGTGGGCTTCCCAGCCCCACCCTCCAGCTGGCCTCAGGAGGACCGGTGGCCAGTGGGTCTTGGGAAAACCCCACAGTCCCCATCCTTCTATCTTAGAGCACAGGAGTCTTCAGGGGAAGGTGTTGGGCTTCCTGTTGAGGGTTGGGTTCCCAGAGGGTCATTCGGCTCCCCACAGCCCTGGGGCCCAGTGAAACACGGCCTAGAACCTGGGTCAGGTGGAGATAAGACAGCCTGGACCCCAGAACTCCCTATGTCCTCTGCTTCCCCGCTTCAGAGTCCCACATGGCTGCTGTATTCCCACCCATCAGGGCGTAGAGCTCGGCTCCACATGGGAATCTACCTGAGCCGGTCCCCCTTGGATCCCCATAGCTGGACAGAGCCCTGGGTGATCTATGAGGGCCCCAGTGGCTACTCTGACCTGGCTTTCCTTGGGGCTGTGCCTGGGGCATCCCTGGCCTTTGCCTGTTTGTTTGAGAGTGGGACGAGGGCCTCCTACGAAGACATCTCTTTTTGCTTGTTCTCATTGGGTGATGTCCTGGAGAATGTGCCCACTGGCCTAGAGAGACGCAATTTGAGGGACAAGCCTCAGGGGCATTGCTGGCCCTCCTGA